One genomic segment of Panicum virgatum strain AP13 chromosome 2N, P.virgatum_v5, whole genome shotgun sequence includes these proteins:
- the LOC120659971 gene encoding uncharacterized protein LOC120659971 isoform X1: MGKEKLHKQPSVRLIESLKMERMRNILTHRYPYPHEHSRHFMIAVFACWVFFISSDNLQNLIMKLDKNFKWWSMYACLIGFFYFFSSPFIRKTIKPNYSNFNRWYIAWIFLAALYHLPSFQSMGLDLKMNLSLFLTIYISSLIFLMVFHIIFLGLWYLGLVSRMAEKKPEPLTIIQNCAVISIACCVFYSHCGNRTVTRDKSIDRRTASWIAFSLWTKHDDNTLISRLLRMHKFKEQICSSWFAPVGSASDYPLLSKWAIYGELSSNGSGSSNEISPVYSLWATFIGLYIANYVVERSTGWALTHPLTISEYEKLKKQLKPDFEDMVPWYSGTSTDLFKTVFDLMISVTLFVGRFDMRMMQAAMNKTPDEANSHDLLYDHLDEKDELWFDFIADTGDGGNSTYAVARLLAQPSLVIKSDDSRLTFPRGQLLLIGGDLAYPNPSSFSYERRFFCPFEYALQPPAWYKPEHIALEKPELPLGVSELRRYRGPQCFMIPGNHDWFDGLHTFMRYICHKSWLGGWFLPQKKSYFALKLPNGWWIFGLDQALHGDIDVYQFKFFAELCRQKIGENDSVIVITHEPNWLLDWYWGDKTGANVAYLIQEYLRGRCKLRMAGDLHHYMRHSCVEAKEPVHVQHLLVNGCGGAFLHPTHVFENFRVFYGNKYETKSTYPSYNDSSKIALGNILKFRRKNWQFDVIGGFVYFILVFSMFPQCDSFRILHEDSWAGRVNGFFVAMWNAIFEILERSYVSLAGVVTLLMVSFFFVPTKLSRRRRALLGFLHAAAHITSAVLLMLLMELAIEICIRNHLLATSGYHTLYEWYRKVESEHFPDPTGLRARLEHWTFGLYPACIKYLMSAFDVPEVMAVTRSTICRKGIESLPRGGAIIYYVCVFLYFWVLSTPVVSLVFGSYLYVCINWFHIHFDEAFSSLRIANYKAFTRFHIKKNGDLEVFTLAVDKVPKDWMLDPDWDMEPKQPFQMSYTRKFPSKWRSASGLDPINAVHIIDRFVIPRTPPSPTTPGGSVR, translated from the exons ATGGGTAAAGAAAAACTCCATAAGCAGCCTTCTGTCCGTCTGATTGAATCCCTCAAAATGGAGAGGATGAGAAACATCCTGACTCATAGATATCCATACCCACATGAGCACTCAAGACATTTCATGATTGCTGTGTTTGCTTGTTGGGTTTTCTTCATTTCCTCCGATAACTTGCAAAACCTTATCATGAAGTTGGACAAGAATTTTAAATGGTGGTCCATGTATGCTTGTTTAATTGGCTTCTTCTATTTCTTCTCATCGCCTTTTATTAGGAAGACCATCAAACCAAACTATTCAAACTTCAACCGATG GTACATCGCTTGGATATTCTTGGCAGCACTGTACCATCTGCCCAGTTTTCAGTCAATGGGCTTGGATTTGAAGATGAATCTTTCCCTCTTCCTCACAATTTATATCTCTTCTCTAATTTTCTTGATGGTCTTTCATATCATATTTCTTGGCCTTTGGTATTTGGGTCTTGTGTCTCGTATGGCTGAGAAAAAGCCAGAGCCACTTACTATAATACAAAACTGTGCG GTTATAAGCATAGCTTGCTGTGTGTTTTACAGCCACTGTGGTAACAGGACTGTTACAAGAGATAAATCTATTGATCGTAGAACTGCTAGCTGGATTGCATTCTCACTTTGGACAAAACATGATGACAACACACTGATTTCAAGGCTATTACGTATGCATAAATTTAAAGAGCAGATTTGCTCCTCCTGGTTTGCTCCAGTTGGTTCTGCTAGTGATTACCCTCTTCTCTCTAAATGGGCTATTTATGGAGAA TTGTCTTCCAATGGATCTGGGTCCTCCAATGAAATTTCACCAGTCTACTCTTTGTGGGCTACATTTATTGGTCTTTACATTGCCAATTATGTTGTAGAGCGTTCAACAGG ATGGGCTTTAACTCATCCTTTGACAATTTCGGAGTATGAGAAATTGAAGAAGCAGTTGAAACCAGATTTTGAGGACATGGTTCCTTGGTACTCTGG GACATCAACTGATTTATTTAAAACTGTCTTCGACCTCATGATATCTGTGACTCTCTTTGTTGGACGATTTGACATGCGTATGATGCAG GCTGCTATGAATAAAACTCCTGATGAAGCTAACAGCCACGACCTTTTGTATGATCATCTTGATGAAAAAGATGAGCTTTGGTTTGACTTCATTGCAGATACTGGCGATGGTGGTAACTCTACATATGCTGTAGCACGATTGCTTGCTCAACCTTCGTTAGTCATAAAATCTGATGATTCAAGGCTAACATTTCCCCGTGGACAGCTGCTACTAATTGGTGGAGACCTTGC ATATCCAAATCCATCCTCATTTTCGTATGAACGGCGCTTTTTCTGCCCTTTTGAGTATGCTCTCCAGCCTCCTGCTTGGTATAAGCCTGAACATATTGCACTGGAGAAACCAGAACTTCCTCTTGGAGTTTCTGAGCTCAGGCGATATCGTGGACCACAATGTTTTATGATCCCCGGAAACCATG ATTGGTTTGATGGACTACACACATTCATGAGGTATATCTGTCATAAGAGTTGGTTGGGTGGGTGGTTCCTACCTCAGAAGAAGAGTTATTTTGCATTGAAGCTTCCCAATGGCTGGTGGATTTTTGGCCTTGACCAAGCTCTTCATGGCGACATTGATGTCTACCAGTTCAAGTTTTTTGCCGAGTTGTGTAGACAGAAG ATCGGTGAAAATGATTCTGTTATTGTTATAACCCATGAACCAAACTGGCTCCTTGATTGGTACTGGGGCGATAAAACTGGAGCGAACGTTGCATATTTAATACAGGAGTACCTCAGGGGGAGATGCAAACTGCGGATGGCTGGAGACCTGCACCATTATATGCGACATTCTTGTGTCGAGGCAAAAGAGCCAGTTCATGTACAGCACTTACTTGTTAATGGATGTGGTGGTGCCTTTTTGCATCCAACACATGTCTTTGAGAACTTCAGAGTATTTTATGGGAACAAATATGAAACAAAATCTACATATCCTTCTTATAATGATTCTAGCAAG ATTGCGCTTGGTAACATTTTGAAGTTTCGAAGGAAAAATTGGCAATTTGATGTTATTGGTGGTTTTGTGTACTTCATACTGGTTTTCTCAATGTTTCCACAG TGTGACTCGTTTCGCATCTTACATGAAGACTCCTGGGCTGGTCGTGTCAATGGTTTCTTCGTTGCAATGTGGAATGCTATTTTTGAGATTCTAGAGCGGTCTTATGTATCCCTAGCTGGTGTTGTCACCTTATTGATGGTATCATTTTTCTTTGTACCCACAAAATTGTCACGTAGGAGACGTGCTTTGCTTGGTTTTCTTCATGCTGCTGCTCATATAACTTCGGCAGTGCTACTGATGCTACTTATGGAATTAGCTATTGAAATCTGCATCCGCAACCATCTATTAGCAACGTCAG GCTACCATACCCTTTACGAATGGTATCGCAAAGTGGAAAGCGAGCATTTCCCTGACCCCACAGGACTTCGCGCTCGTCTTGAGCATTGGACCTTTGGGCTTTACCCTGCATGTATTAAGTACCTCATGTCTGCATTCGACGTTCCAGAG GTCATGGCGGTAACGAGAAGCACAATTTGCAGAAAAGGAATAGAGTCCCTTCCCCGGGGAGGTGCCATAATCTACTACGTCTGTGTTTTCCTGTACTTCTGGGTGTTATCGACACCTGTTGTATCACTGGTGTTTGGGAGCTACTTATATGTATGCATAAACTGGTTCCATATCCATTTCGATGAGGCTTTCTCCTCACTGCGCATAGCAAATTATAAGGCGTTCACACGGTTCCACATCAAGAAGAATGGAGACCTTGAGGTCTTCACATTGGCTGTGGACAAG GTGCCAAAAGATTGGATGCTGGATCCAGACTGGGATATGGAACCCAAGCAGCCATTCCAGATGAGCTACACCAGGAAGTTCCCAAGCAAATGGAGGTCCGCCTCAGGCCTCGACCCGATTAACGCGGTGCACATTATCGACCGGTTTGTCATCCCACGGACACCCCCAAGTCCTACAACCCCAGGAGGCTCTGTCAGATGA
- the LOC120659971 gene encoding uncharacterized protein LOC120659971 isoform X2, with protein MGKEKLHKQPSVRLIESLKMERMRNILTHRYPYPHEHSRHFMIAVFACWVFFISSDNLQNLIMKLDKNFKWWSMYACLIGFFYFFSSPFIRKTIKPNYSNFNRWYIAWIFLAALYHLPSFQSMGLDLKMNLSLFLTIYISSLIFLMVFHIIFLGLWYLGLVSRMAEKKPEPLTIIQNCAVISIACCVFYSHCGNRTVTRDKSIDRRTASWIAFSLWTKHDDNTLISRLLRMHKFKEQICSSWFAPVGSASDYPLLSKWAIYGELSSNGSGSSNEISPVYSLWATFIGLYIANYVVERSTGWALTHPLTISEYEKLKKQLKPDFEDMVPWYSGTSTDLFKTVFDLMISVTLFVGRFDMRMMQAAMNKTPDEANSHDLLYDHLDEKDELWFDFIADTGDGGNSTYAVARLLAQPSLVIKSDDSRLTFPRGQLLLIGGDLAYPNPSSFSYERRFFCPFEYALQPPAWYKPEHIALEKPELPLGVSELRRYRGPQCFMIPGNHDWFDGLHTFMRYICHKSWLGGWFLPQKKSYFALKLPNGWWIFGLDQALHGDIDVYQFKFFAELCRQKEYLRGRCKLRMAGDLHHYMRHSCVEAKEPVHVQHLLVNGCGGAFLHPTHVFENFRVFYGNKYETKSTYPSYNDSSKIALGNILKFRRKNWQFDVIGGFVYFILVFSMFPQCDSFRILHEDSWAGRVNGFFVAMWNAIFEILERSYVSLAGVVTLLMVSFFFVPTKLSRRRRALLGFLHAAAHITSAVLLMLLMELAIEICIRNHLLATSGYHTLYEWYRKVESEHFPDPTGLRARLEHWTFGLYPACIKYLMSAFDVPEVMAVTRSTICRKGIESLPRGGAIIYYVCVFLYFWVLSTPVVSLVFGSYLYVCINWFHIHFDEAFSSLRIANYKAFTRFHIKKNGDLEVFTLAVDKVPKDWMLDPDWDMEPKQPFQMSYTRKFPSKWRSASGLDPINAVHIIDRFVIPRTPPSPTTPGGSVR; from the exons ATGGGTAAAGAAAAACTCCATAAGCAGCCTTCTGTCCGTCTGATTGAATCCCTCAAAATGGAGAGGATGAGAAACATCCTGACTCATAGATATCCATACCCACATGAGCACTCAAGACATTTCATGATTGCTGTGTTTGCTTGTTGGGTTTTCTTCATTTCCTCCGATAACTTGCAAAACCTTATCATGAAGTTGGACAAGAATTTTAAATGGTGGTCCATGTATGCTTGTTTAATTGGCTTCTTCTATTTCTTCTCATCGCCTTTTATTAGGAAGACCATCAAACCAAACTATTCAAACTTCAACCGATG GTACATCGCTTGGATATTCTTGGCAGCACTGTACCATCTGCCCAGTTTTCAGTCAATGGGCTTGGATTTGAAGATGAATCTTTCCCTCTTCCTCACAATTTATATCTCTTCTCTAATTTTCTTGATGGTCTTTCATATCATATTTCTTGGCCTTTGGTATTTGGGTCTTGTGTCTCGTATGGCTGAGAAAAAGCCAGAGCCACTTACTATAATACAAAACTGTGCG GTTATAAGCATAGCTTGCTGTGTGTTTTACAGCCACTGTGGTAACAGGACTGTTACAAGAGATAAATCTATTGATCGTAGAACTGCTAGCTGGATTGCATTCTCACTTTGGACAAAACATGATGACAACACACTGATTTCAAGGCTATTACGTATGCATAAATTTAAAGAGCAGATTTGCTCCTCCTGGTTTGCTCCAGTTGGTTCTGCTAGTGATTACCCTCTTCTCTCTAAATGGGCTATTTATGGAGAA TTGTCTTCCAATGGATCTGGGTCCTCCAATGAAATTTCACCAGTCTACTCTTTGTGGGCTACATTTATTGGTCTTTACATTGCCAATTATGTTGTAGAGCGTTCAACAGG ATGGGCTTTAACTCATCCTTTGACAATTTCGGAGTATGAGAAATTGAAGAAGCAGTTGAAACCAGATTTTGAGGACATGGTTCCTTGGTACTCTGG GACATCAACTGATTTATTTAAAACTGTCTTCGACCTCATGATATCTGTGACTCTCTTTGTTGGACGATTTGACATGCGTATGATGCAG GCTGCTATGAATAAAACTCCTGATGAAGCTAACAGCCACGACCTTTTGTATGATCATCTTGATGAAAAAGATGAGCTTTGGTTTGACTTCATTGCAGATACTGGCGATGGTGGTAACTCTACATATGCTGTAGCACGATTGCTTGCTCAACCTTCGTTAGTCATAAAATCTGATGATTCAAGGCTAACATTTCCCCGTGGACAGCTGCTACTAATTGGTGGAGACCTTGC ATATCCAAATCCATCCTCATTTTCGTATGAACGGCGCTTTTTCTGCCCTTTTGAGTATGCTCTCCAGCCTCCTGCTTGGTATAAGCCTGAACATATTGCACTGGAGAAACCAGAACTTCCTCTTGGAGTTTCTGAGCTCAGGCGATATCGTGGACCACAATGTTTTATGATCCCCGGAAACCATG ATTGGTTTGATGGACTACACACATTCATGAGGTATATCTGTCATAAGAGTTGGTTGGGTGGGTGGTTCCTACCTCAGAAGAAGAGTTATTTTGCATTGAAGCTTCCCAATGGCTGGTGGATTTTTGGCCTTGACCAAGCTCTTCATGGCGACATTGATGTCTACCAGTTCAAGTTTTTTGCCGAGTTGTGTAGACAGAAG GAGTACCTCAGGGGGAGATGCAAACTGCGGATGGCTGGAGACCTGCACCATTATATGCGACATTCTTGTGTCGAGGCAAAAGAGCCAGTTCATGTACAGCACTTACTTGTTAATGGATGTGGTGGTGCCTTTTTGCATCCAACACATGTCTTTGAGAACTTCAGAGTATTTTATGGGAACAAATATGAAACAAAATCTACATATCCTTCTTATAATGATTCTAGCAAG ATTGCGCTTGGTAACATTTTGAAGTTTCGAAGGAAAAATTGGCAATTTGATGTTATTGGTGGTTTTGTGTACTTCATACTGGTTTTCTCAATGTTTCCACAG TGTGACTCGTTTCGCATCTTACATGAAGACTCCTGGGCTGGTCGTGTCAATGGTTTCTTCGTTGCAATGTGGAATGCTATTTTTGAGATTCTAGAGCGGTCTTATGTATCCCTAGCTGGTGTTGTCACCTTATTGATGGTATCATTTTTCTTTGTACCCACAAAATTGTCACGTAGGAGACGTGCTTTGCTTGGTTTTCTTCATGCTGCTGCTCATATAACTTCGGCAGTGCTACTGATGCTACTTATGGAATTAGCTATTGAAATCTGCATCCGCAACCATCTATTAGCAACGTCAG GCTACCATACCCTTTACGAATGGTATCGCAAAGTGGAAAGCGAGCATTTCCCTGACCCCACAGGACTTCGCGCTCGTCTTGAGCATTGGACCTTTGGGCTTTACCCTGCATGTATTAAGTACCTCATGTCTGCATTCGACGTTCCAGAG GTCATGGCGGTAACGAGAAGCACAATTTGCAGAAAAGGAATAGAGTCCCTTCCCCGGGGAGGTGCCATAATCTACTACGTCTGTGTTTTCCTGTACTTCTGGGTGTTATCGACACCTGTTGTATCACTGGTGTTTGGGAGCTACTTATATGTATGCATAAACTGGTTCCATATCCATTTCGATGAGGCTTTCTCCTCACTGCGCATAGCAAATTATAAGGCGTTCACACGGTTCCACATCAAGAAGAATGGAGACCTTGAGGTCTTCACATTGGCTGTGGACAAG GTGCCAAAAGATTGGATGCTGGATCCAGACTGGGATATGGAACCCAAGCAGCCATTCCAGATGAGCTACACCAGGAAGTTCCCAAGCAAATGGAGGTCCGCCTCAGGCCTCGACCCGATTAACGCGGTGCACATTATCGACCGGTTTGTCATCCCACGGACACCCCCAAGTCCTACAACCCCAGGAGGCTCTGTCAGATGA
- the LOC120659972 gene encoding uncharacterized protein LOC120659972 isoform X2, producing the protein MSHSFHLCACARSAGMKREGPALSFRQDAVGDMAGAIFMSNTLTREQCFQASIFGLPMEYEPFVRNVRKGMPLFLFDHTLRKLYGVFEAASDGGLNINNAAFRSTQRSYPAQVRINIIWKCRPLSEDEFSPAIEDNYYLPTKFYFDLSYNQVVRLYELFDNRRVQLPIHEYSKNESLETNCSSKRGQDKESMTPDVPHSVDHSCLLVPNISEVVRRYSTATSMHTDLPLSVETHPNMSKPLGTEIGAQIASARRHHDQIEFQSQSELFPAAVMTDAVSTQVSAPCSQTSRHYQLVAKQPYPLPQDYPQNILRSGCTTQDPTEAAKFIANQPYPLSSGYLHSGSLTSGYATPNSTYNGRCHLNPSFAPHDHLYPGLSLSNLQSNPDHQVHCDICLNQGRSRAHNSGTYECERQRFSEGEAPTPAKLSLQCIPTYTEVLERDGKTVPAIDQKRNYADYIQIPYCDVDFANDQMRYGGPRSNASDSSDIENFIVDPWSTQHNIRAENNTKNRCSAPQRSVFSRLTLNKQLSCQEYTGPSLNQLVSSLSQKTEQWSHKNKPIADGLVIPLIGEEAMDCSHKELNLPSQLELGEESMGPQVPFYNFKRRSEAGKVDAKLGKEISGKVKRRKLVRPSFEENNASTNVGEELKGNCIKDRKENHLGVSENHFGIDLNIPTPSVDSYPVQDNRMAVCPSVIKVLHGIEANKLNSDVMETTKEQDPSSASTQKISIDLNVSELNSMDESKLQTVLDQASLLLQTLGKLKNGKPNNPERARSSVSSEDAKVNMA; encoded by the exons ATGTCTCACTCATTTCACTTGTGTGCGTGTGCAAGGTCCGCCGGAATGAAGCGTGAAGGGCCTGCTCTGTCTTTTAGGCAGGATGCAGTTGGGGACATGGCAGGAGCAATCTTCATGTCCAACACCCTCACGAGGGAGCAATGCTTCCAAGCGAGCATTTTCGGCCTGCCGATGGAGTATGAACCCTTTGTCCGAAATGTCAGAAAAGGGATGCCTTTGTTTCTCTTTGACCATACTTTGCGCAAGCTTTATGGAGTCTTTGAGGCTGCCTCCGACGGAGGGCTCAATATTAACAATGCCGCATTTCGGTCAACACAACGCTCGTATCCGGCGCAG GTTCGCATCAATATTATCTGGAAGTGCAGGCCACTAAGTGAAGATGAGTTTTCCCCTGCCATAGAGGACAACTACTATCTGCCAACGAAGTTCTACTTTGACCTTTCCTACAATCAG GTTGTTCGGCTATATGAGTTGTTTGACAACAGGAGGGTACAGCTCCCTATTCATGAATATTCAAAAAATGAGAGTTTGGAAACAAACTGCTCTAGCAAAAGGGGGCAGGACAAAGAAAGCATGACTCCAGATGTTCCTCATTCTGTTGATCATTCATGCCTTTTGGTTCCCAACATTTCAGAAGTTGTAAGAAGATATTCTACTGCTACAAGCATGCACACAGATTTACCACTTAGTGTTGAGACACACCCAAACATGTCCAAGCCCCTGGGAACAGAAATTGGAGCCCAAATTGCTTCCGCCCGCAGACACCATGACCAGATTGAATTCCAATCTCAGAGTGAGCTTTTCCCAGCTGCTGTTATGACCGATGCTGTTTCAACTCAAGTATCTGCACCTTGCTCTCAAACTTCTAGGCACTACCAGTTGGTTGCGAAGCagccatatccattaccacaagaCTATCCACAAAATATCTTACGTTCTGGATGTACAACTCAGGACCCAACTGAAGCAGCTAAATTTATTGCAAATCAGCCATACCCATTATCTAGTGGTTATTTGCACAGTGGCTCGTTAACTTCTGGATATGCAACTCCAAATTCAACTTACAATGGAAGGTGTCATTTGAATCCATCTTTTGCTCCACATGACCATTTATATCCTGGTTTGTCTCTGTCAAATCTGCAAAGTAACCCTGACCATCAAGTTCATTGTGACATTTGCCTTAACCAAGGACGCTCCAGGGCACATAATAGCGGCACATATGAATGTGAGCGGCAGCGTTTCAGTGAAGGAGAAGCTCCAACACCGGCAAAACTGAGCCTACAATGTATTCCAACCTACACTGAAGTTCTCGAACGTGATGGAAAAACAGTACCAGCCATTGATCAGAAAAGGAATTATGCTGATTACATTCAGATCCCTTATTGTGATGTAGACTTTGCAAATGATCAGATGAGATATGGTGGCCCCCGTAGTAATGCTTCGGATTCATCCGATATTGAAAATTTTATTGTTGATCCATGGTCTACACAGCATAATATAAGAGCTGAAAACAACACAAAGAATCGGTGTAGCGCTCCGCAAAGAAGTGTTTTTTCTCGCTTAACACTGAACAAGCAACTGTCTTGCCAAGAGTACACAGGTCCTTCGCTGAACCAATTGGTTTCTTCTCTTTCTCAGAAAACAGAACAGTGGAGCCACAAGAATAAACCAATTGCAGATGGTCTTGTCATACCGTTGATCGGGGAGGAGGCTATGGACTGTTCTCATAAAGAGCTGAACCTGCCAAGTCAACTAGAGCTGGGAGAAGAAAGCATGGGACCACAAGTTCCTTTCTACAACTTCAAGAGGCGAAGTGAAGCGGGGAAGGTGGATGCAAAATTGGGGAAGGAAATCAGTGGGAAAGTAAAGAGAAGAAAGCTTGTGCGCCCTTCCTTTGAAGAAAACAATGCTTCTACAAATGTTGGAGAAGAGCTTAAAGGAAACTGTATAAAAGACAGGAAAGAAAACCATCTGGGCGTTAGTGAAAACCATTTTGGCATTGACCTAAACATACCGACTCCTTCAGTAGATAGTTATCCTGTGCAGGATAACAGAATGGCAGTGTGTCCTAGTGTTATCAAGGTACTGCATGGAATAGAAGCAAACAAGCTAAACTCAGATGTGATGGAGACAACAAAAGAACAAGATCCATCCAGTGCATCCACACAAAAGATTTCAATCGATCTTAATGTCTCTGAGTTGAATTCAATGGATGAATCGAAACTGCAGACAGTTCTTGATCAGGCTTCCTTGTTGCTGCAAACACTTGGTAAACTCAAAAATGGGAAGCCTAACAACCCGGAAAGGGCTAGGTCAAGCGTTTCCAGCGAAGACGCTAAAGTAAATATGGCGTGA
- the LOC120659972 gene encoding uncharacterized protein LOC120659972 isoform X1: protein MKREGPALSFRQDAVGDMAGAIFMSNTLTREQCFQASIFGLPMEYEPFVRNVRKGMPLFLFDHTLRKLYGVFEAASDGGLNINNAAFRSTQRSYPAQVRINIIWKCRPLSEDEFSPAIEDNYYLPTKFYFDLSYNQVVRLYELFDNRRVQLPIHEYSKNESLETNCSSKRGQDKESMTPDVPHSVDHSCLLVPNISEVVRRYSTATSMHTDLPLSVETHPNMSKPLGTEIGAQIASARRHHDQIEFQSQSELFPAAVMTDAVSTQVSAPCSQTSRHYQLVAKQPYPLPQDYPQNILRSGCTTQDPTEAAKFIANQPYPLSSGYLHSGSLTSGYATPNSTYNGRCHLNPSFAPHDHLYPGLSLSNLQSNPDHQVHCDICLNQGRSRAHNSGTYECERQRFSEGEAPTPAKLSLQCIPTYTEVLERDGKTVPAIDQKRNYADYIQIPYCDVDFANDQMRYGGPRSNASDSSDIENFIVDPWSTQHNIRAENNTKNRCSAPQRSVFSRLTLNKQLSCQEYTGPSLNQLVSSLSQKTEQWSHKNKPIADGLVIPLIGEEAMDCSHKELNLPSQLELGEESMGPQVPFYNFKRRSEAGKVDAKLGKEISGKVKRRKLVRPSFEENNASTNVGEELKGNCIKDRKENHLGVSENHFGIDLNIPTPSVDSYPVQDNRMAVCPSVIKVLHGIEANKLNSDVMETTKEQDPSSASTQKISIDLNVSELNSMDESKLQTVLDQASLLLQTLGKLKNGKPNNPERARSSVSSEDAKVNMA, encoded by the exons ATGAAGCGTGAAGGGCCTGCTCTGTCTTTTAGGCAGGATGCAGTTGGGGACATGGCAGGAGCAATCTTCATGTCCAACACCCTCACGAGGGAGCAATGCTTCCAAGCGAGCATTTTCGGCCTGCCGATGGAGTATGAACCCTTTGTCCGAAATGTCAGAAAAGGGATGCCTTTGTTTCTCTTTGACCATACTTTGCGCAAGCTTTATGGAGTCTTTGAGGCTGCCTCCGACGGAGGGCTCAATATTAACAATGCCGCATTTCGGTCAACACAACGCTCGTATCCGGCGCAG GTTCGCATCAATATTATCTGGAAGTGCAGGCCACTAAGTGAAGATGAGTTTTCCCCTGCCATAGAGGACAACTACTATCTGCCAACGAAGTTCTACTTTGACCTTTCCTACAATCAG GTTGTTCGGCTATATGAGTTGTTTGACAACAGGAGGGTACAGCTCCCTATTCATGAATATTCAAAAAATGAGAGTTTGGAAACAAACTGCTCTAGCAAAAGGGGGCAGGACAAAGAAAGCATGACTCCAGATGTTCCTCATTCTGTTGATCATTCATGCCTTTTGGTTCCCAACATTTCAGAAGTTGTAAGAAGATATTCTACTGCTACAAGCATGCACACAGATTTACCACTTAGTGTTGAGACACACCCAAACATGTCCAAGCCCCTGGGAACAGAAATTGGAGCCCAAATTGCTTCCGCCCGCAGACACCATGACCAGATTGAATTCCAATCTCAGAGTGAGCTTTTCCCAGCTGCTGTTATGACCGATGCTGTTTCAACTCAAGTATCTGCACCTTGCTCTCAAACTTCTAGGCACTACCAGTTGGTTGCGAAGCagccatatccattaccacaagaCTATCCACAAAATATCTTACGTTCTGGATGTACAACTCAGGACCCAACTGAAGCAGCTAAATTTATTGCAAATCAGCCATACCCATTATCTAGTGGTTATTTGCACAGTGGCTCGTTAACTTCTGGATATGCAACTCCAAATTCAACTTACAATGGAAGGTGTCATTTGAATCCATCTTTTGCTCCACATGACCATTTATATCCTGGTTTGTCTCTGTCAAATCTGCAAAGTAACCCTGACCATCAAGTTCATTGTGACATTTGCCTTAACCAAGGACGCTCCAGGGCACATAATAGCGGCACATATGAATGTGAGCGGCAGCGTTTCAGTGAAGGAGAAGCTCCAACACCGGCAAAACTGAGCCTACAATGTATTCCAACCTACACTGAAGTTCTCGAACGTGATGGAAAAACAGTACCAGCCATTGATCAGAAAAGGAATTATGCTGATTACATTCAGATCCCTTATTGTGATGTAGACTTTGCAAATGATCAGATGAGATATGGTGGCCCCCGTAGTAATGCTTCGGATTCATCCGATATTGAAAATTTTATTGTTGATCCATGGTCTACACAGCATAATATAAGAGCTGAAAACAACACAAAGAATCGGTGTAGCGCTCCGCAAAGAAGTGTTTTTTCTCGCTTAACACTGAACAAGCAACTGTCTTGCCAAGAGTACACAGGTCCTTCGCTGAACCAATTGGTTTCTTCTCTTTCTCAGAAAACAGAACAGTGGAGCCACAAGAATAAACCAATTGCAGATGGTCTTGTCATACCGTTGATCGGGGAGGAGGCTATGGACTGTTCTCATAAAGAGCTGAACCTGCCAAGTCAACTAGAGCTGGGAGAAGAAAGCATGGGACCACAAGTTCCTTTCTACAACTTCAAGAGGCGAAGTGAAGCGGGGAAGGTGGATGCAAAATTGGGGAAGGAAATCAGTGGGAAAGTAAAGAGAAGAAAGCTTGTGCGCCCTTCCTTTGAAGAAAACAATGCTTCTACAAATGTTGGAGAAGAGCTTAAAGGAAACTGTATAAAAGACAGGAAAGAAAACCATCTGGGCGTTAGTGAAAACCATTTTGGCATTGACCTAAACATACCGACTCCTTCAGTAGATAGTTATCCTGTGCAGGATAACAGAATGGCAGTGTGTCCTAGTGTTATCAAGGTACTGCATGGAATAGAAGCAAACAAGCTAAACTCAGATGTGATGGAGACAACAAAAGAACAAGATCCATCCAGTGCATCCACACAAAAGATTTCAATCGATCTTAATGTCTCTGAGTTGAATTCAATGGATGAATCGAAACTGCAGACAGTTCTTGATCAGGCTTCCTTGTTGCTGCAAACACTTGGTAAACTCAAAAATGGGAAGCCTAACAACCCGGAAAGGGCTAGGTCAAGCGTTTCCAGCGAAGACGCTAAAGTAAATATGGCGTGA